CGGCAATCACAACACGTGGTATTTTGTTCTTGACAATCAGCTCAGCACATGGCGGTGTCTTTCCGTAATGAGCACAAGGTTCAAGAGATACATACAGAGTTGAGGTCAATAAAAGTGATTTGTCTTTTACCGAATTAATAGCATTAACTTCCGCATGAGCTTCACCGAACTGTCTGTGATACCCTTCACCAATAATTTTATTATCATGCACTATTACAGCACCAACCATTGGATTGGGTTTCGTGAAACCTTCACTTTTGCGTGCCAGGAAGAGGCATCTCTGCATATATATCGGATTTAGCTCCATTTTTTTATACCTTTGTTGTTATCAACTATTAATTCTATGCAAGAACTCACTCATTATATTCGACAAGAATTAGGAAGTCTTTACACTCATACTGAGCTGTTTGCACTTATCCGTATAATTCTGGAAGAAGTCACAGGAATTGACAATACAGGAATTATTTCTGACAAATTTAATAATTTATCCTCATCAGAACTAAGCAAAATAAAAGATATTATAGGTAGACTAAAAAAGAGTGAGCCAATTCAATATGTTTTAGGAAAGACTGAATTTTATGGTCTTAATTTTAAGGTTTCTCCTGATGTATTGATACCGAGACCAGAAACTGAGGAACTGGTTGAGTGGATTCTCTCAGAAAAAGCTGCCGGGCCTGTCTCCATACTCGATATCGGAACAGGTAGCGGTTGTATTGCAGTCACACTTGCAAAAAAACTTCCACAAGCTGAGGTCAATGCATGGGATATTTCAGAAGGAGCATTGGATATTGCCAGGGAGAATGCAAGAATAAATAATGTTACAGTAAATTTCAGCAATCAGGATGTTTTGTCAATTAATGAAGATAATGAAATCATATCAGAAGGTGGTAAATATGATGTAATTATAAGTAACCCTCCATATGTAATGGATTCTGAGAAAAAGAGTATGGATGATAATGTCCTGAATTATGAGCCACATGTAGCACTATTTGTAGAAGATGATAACCCTCTGCTTTTTTATGATAAGATTTCTACAATTGCACTGGATCTGCTCAATGATAATGGGAAACTATATTTCGAGATAAACAGAGATAAAGGTGATGATATCCTCCATTTGTTAAAGAGTAAAGGGTATGATCAAATTGAACTTAGAAGAGATATCTCCGGCAACTTCAGAATGATTAAGGGTGTAAGAACAGTTAGTGGCAGCAAACAGACATACAGTCATGAATGAGAAACGAAAGGTTATATCTGAAAAACAGGCGTACTCACGCATGGCACGTTTATGTTCACAAAAAGAGTATTGCAGTTATGATATTTCTCAGAAGCTTTACCGACTGAATCTTAATGCTGAGGATATCGAGAGAGTTGTAAACCGTCTGATTAAAGAGAATTTTATAAACGATGAGAGGTATACCAGAAGCTATATTGGAGACAAAATTAAATTCAATAAGTGGGGGAGAAGGAAAATCGAACTTGCATTGAGACAAAAGAAAATTCCATCGGAAATTATCCAAAAAATATATGAAGAGATGCCTGAGGCAGAGACGACCAACTCTCTTGAGTATGTGCTTGAAAAAAAGTGGAAAACAGTAAAGGGGGCAAGTATTAATGAACGAAAAAACAAGCTTATCAGATATGCTCTTGGCAGAGGCTTTGAGATGAGTGATATATTATCATGCTTGCAAAAAATGGATATTGACTCTATTGATGAAGTTTAGAAAGAGATATGATGATAAAATTAAAAAGAGGAAATCCGGACTTTTTAGAAATTTACTGAATCTATTACTTCCGGAGGTGTGTGTGGTTTGTGGCAGGGAGTTGCTTGAAGATGAAAAAGGAGTATGTCTGAGCTGTTTATTTAAGTTACCCCGAACAGATAATTATAAAGTTATTGATAACAGTGCTGAAAGATTGATGGCAGGCAGAATCCCATTTGAAAGAATTGCAAGCTATTGTGTATATGCAGAAGGGGGAATACTGCCACCTTTAATACATAATCTTAAATATTATAATAAAAAAGAGATAGGATTTTTATTAGGCAGGATGTTTGGAGACGACCTGTCAGGGAGCGACTTTATAAAACCTATTGATATTATTGTACCGGTTCCGCTGCATCCAAAAAAGGAGAAAATCAGAGGCTATAATCAAGCAGATGTAATAGCTCAGGGAATATCAGAATCCACTTCACTGCCTGTTTCAACAGGTAATCTGGTGAGAGTAGTGCATAATCCTACTCAAACAAAACGTACCCGTACAGAGCGATGGGAAAATGTTAAGGATATATTCTATGTGAAAGATAAGCAGCTATTTGAACAAAAACATATTCTGCTCGTTGATGATGTAATCACTACAGGATCAACAATTGAGGCTTGCGGAATAGCTCTGCATAAATGCGCCAATCTGAAGATTAGTATTGCAACAATAGGGGAGGTTTTATAAATCAATTAGCGGTTATTGACCAAAAATTCATTTTTAAGCACTATTTTTGCTAACAATTCATGATCAAGTCAATAAAAAAATGAAAAGAGTACAAAAAATTACGGCTGAGAAACTACTCAAAGTGAAGGCTATTAAGCTACAGCCTTCTAACCCATTTACTTGGGCATCAGGATGGAAATCACCTATCTATTGTGATAATCGCAAATTGATGTCATATCCACAAATTCGTAATTTTTTAAAAGTAGAATTTGCAAGGATAATACTTGAGAAATATCCTCAAACAGATGCCATAGCAGGTGTTGCTACAGGTGCAATTGCTCCCGGTACGCTGGTAGCAGATGTTTTGGGGCTACCTTTTGTTTATATCCGCTCCTCACCCAAAGATCATGGAATGGAGAATTTAATTGAGGGAGACCTTAAGCCAAAACAGAAAGTAGTTGTTATAGAAGATCTGGTGTCTACAGGCGGAAGTAGTCTAAAAGCAGTAGAAGCTATCAGAAGCAATGGTTCAGATGTATTAGGTATGATAGCAATCTTCACTTACGGCTTTCAGCACTCTGTTGATGCAATGCATGAAGCAAGGGTGGAACTTACTACATTGTGCAATTATGATGCAATTTTAGATGAGGCACTGGCTACTGATTATATTGACGAATCAGAACTTAAAACATTGCAGGATTGGCGTAAAGATCCCGAAAACTGGGGTAAACCACATAAAAATATTAAATAATGACAGAATTTGTCAGTGAATTAAAAGTAATTCAGCATTCCGATTCGGATATATTCAGGGTATTGTCGGATCTTCGAAACCTGGAATTAGTCAAAGGGATGATACCTGAAGATAAGATCAAGGACTTTAATTTTGATAAAGATACTGTATCTTTCACAGTAGATGCTATAGGTAAAGTTTCATTTGAAGTGATTGACCGTCAGCCTAACAGGCAGGTGAGATTTAAGTCGCTGCGACTTCCATTTGATATCATTATGGAACTTAATCTAAACTCTATAGCTGAAAAAGAAACCGAATTGTCGATGCTTGTGCAAACCAATCTGAATCCCTTTATGAGAGGAATGGTTGAGAAGCCTATGAAAGAGGCAGTAAACAGGATATCAGATGCGTTGACTAATTTACCTTACGACAAAATTTAAATTATATAAGAGCTGAATTTCAATTGAATTTCAGCTCAATTTTTTCCCCTGAGTTCATATTTAGGGTTATATAACTGCTGTCTATACTGATTTTTTTACCATTTGCAGTTACAGATGTAACATAATCGGGAGTTTTTATCTTAAAACTGTTTGACACTTCAGCTTTAATTATTGCTTCTGTTAATCTGCTATTTTCCCATTTGGCATCAATTTCAGCACCGCCACGGGCACGTAGTCCTTTGAAGCTCCCATCACTCCATTTCCCCGGAAGAGCAGGGAGTAGGTTGATATAACCGTTATGACTCTGTATCAGCATCTCAGCTATTCCTGATGTGCCTCCGAAATTACCATCTATTTGAAAAGGAGGATGAGCACAGAAAAGATTAGGATATGTTCCGCCACCACTTCTCATATTTACCCCATCACCATAAGCAGGCTCCAGTAAACTCTTCAAAAGCTTGTAAGCTCTGTCACCATCATGCAGTCTTGCCCAGAAATTTATTTTCCATGCTCTCGACCATCCTGTGCCCTCATCACCACGGCGGTTTAAAGTTTTTCTGGCTGCCTCTGCCAGGTCTGGTGTCACTTCAGGTGATATTTGATCGGATGGGTATAAGCCATATAGATGTGAAACGTGACGATGTTTAGGGTCCTGCTCTCTGTAATCTTCCAGCCACTCCTGCAGATAGCCGTTACTACTGATCTGCATAGGAGGCAATTGATCTATGACTTCTATGATCCTTTTTGTTACAAAATCTTCTATTTCAAGTATTTCTGATGCTTTCAGAGTGTTAGTAAACAGCTCTTTAATGATTTGTACATCCATGGTGGGACCCATACAAACAAAAACCGGTTCTTCACTATCAGGCAGATAGAATGCATTTTCAGGAGATGAGGAAGGAGCTGTTACCAGCCATCCATTTTTGGGTTCCCTTATCATGCTTGTTAGAAAGAATTCCGCTGCACCTGCCAAAATAGGGTAAACAGATCTCAGGTACTCTTCATCTCTGTTGAATGAGTAGTGCTCCCAAATATGTTCACATAGCCATGCACCTCCGGTATTCGTTGCTCCCCATGAAGCATGTTCACCAGGCGCAGTGTAATACCACGGATTACTCATCATATGCGCAACCCATCCATCTGCATTATAGAAGGTCTTTGCTGTTTTCTCTCCCGAAGGAACCAAAGCACGTGTAAAGTCGATCAATGGTCTGTGCAGTTCAGATAGATTGCACACTTCTGCCGGCCAGTAATTCATTTGCAGATTTATATTCAGGTGATAATCGCCATTCCACGGTGTTTGTAGTTGATTCGACCACAAACCCTGTAAATTAAGCGGCATACTCTTCTCATTGGTCCCACTTATCATCAGATACCTGCCAAACTGGAAGTAGAGCGCAGCGAATGCAGGGTCGTCATTCTCCTGGAAATTTATCAATCTCTGATTAGTAGAGGTTATATTGTCCTGTTCACCCAGATAGAGTTCAACCCTGTTAAATTTCTCCTGATACAGGTCCACATGATCCTGTTTAAGCTTATCAAATGATTCTCTTTTAGCCTCTGTGATTAGTTGCACCACAGTAGATTCATAATCCTTATCCATCATATCTGTAGATGTGGATACCAGAATTAATGCCTCATCTGCATTTGTAAGTACCAGCGATGATTCGTCCCAACTAATTTCACCTCCTTTATTAACTATCTCAGCAATAGTCAGATATTTCAGACCTTTATCGCCATCATAGCCATCATTAAGCTGACCTCTCATAATCAGCCTGTTTTTTTCAATTGTTACATCTGATCTTTCAGAGCGGTTCAAATTTAGTTTAAAAGAAACTGATCTCTTTAAGTCTGCTGATATTTTTATAACAAGAAGATCATCATCGTGAGAGGCAAAATATTCACGCTTATAATTCACATCACCCAATTCAAACTGTGTAGATGCAACTGCATTGTTCAGTGACAGACTTCTCAGATAATTCCTGACTGAATCATCTCTGTTGGTGTTGTGGTTATAACTATAATCGATATCCAGATCTCCAACTTTCTGAAAACAGCCATAAGGTGCATCTTTTCCATTACCGAAGGCAGACCCCTGTCCACCGCATCTGAAATGGCGATACATCAATTCCTGAGCTTCAAGATTCTTCCCTTCCAGAAGTAGATTTTGAATTTCAGGAAGATATTCTATAGCATCCGGATTAAACGCTTCGGGGTCTTCACTGCCCGACCACATAGTTATGTCATTTATAACAATCTTCTCTTTTTCTATACCACCATCAGGCATCATCCCAATTCTTCCATTGCCGAGTGGCAGCGTCTCTTCCCATCTGTTGGCGGGTTCTGAGAAATTGAGTGTTAATGTTTGTCTCTCTGTTTTATTCTCACACGAGCATAGAAATATTATTATACCTGCAAATAGTATAGATTGTAATTTAGTCATGAAACCGGATTATCTTTATTCTTTTGAAATATTACTATCAGTGAGTAAAATTAGCACATTCGGCAATAAGAAAAAAATAACCGGATGAACTCTTCACAGAGGTCATCCGGTTTTTGGAAAATCAAAAAAGTCATATAAGAAATAGAACTAATTAAATTGTGGTTTTTTAGTATTTAATAGTATTCATCTGATGTTGTTACAGGTATAGGAATCTCAGTCCCGGCTTGTAATGCAGGCTGATTATATCTGTATACCACATCATAAATCTTTTCTCTTGTATCGCTGTATGTTTTGTCTGTCCACTCTTTTACCTTAACTGATATCATAACAGAGTCGCTGTTCATTACTCGTAAAGGTCTTAAATCGAAGCAGACGAAACCTTCGTATAGTTTATCCGACTGACTTTCATATGCGTTGTGTCTGAATTCAAGTTCAATCACATCTTTGTCAGTATCAGGCCTTAGCTTGTTTTCAACTAAGTTTATAGCATGTGGCTGTTTACCACCATAGTTAAACATAAATGATGCATTAAGATAATCGCCACTAATCCATATTGAGTTTGTCTTAATTGGATCATCGCCAATAATTTCTTCATTATGGGCATTCAACTCAATTACCGGCTTAGTAAGTATTTTCCAAATGTCATTTATCTTCACATAGTGGTCATATCCATCTTTCTGGTCCGACAGTATTGTATAATTCACAAGCACCCTCTGGTGATTGGTGGGTAAAAAATTTACTGCTTTTGCTGCAGGCCAAAGTCTTTTACCATTATCAAGCTGCAGTGAGTAAGCATTATCCCCTTCATTTATAATCGTAGCAATATCAATTCCAAAGTTTCCAAGCGACTTCGAATTATCGTCACATCCGGTATTAATCAACAGGATTCCAATTATTGCCAAACCAATTATGAAGAGTTTTTTTTGCATATCACTCAGATCACAATTTTCACATTAATGACTGCTCACTTTTACAAGTAAGATGCATAAAACTCAAAAACGCTGCGTGAATTTATAAAAAAAGTACAGTTTTAACGATGTTTAACAGTGGTATTTCCCCAACTATTACTTTTTTTTAGGGTATAGCTTATCTATGATATCAGGTCTGTTTATCTTTTTAAGCTCTCTGATAATAGAGCCTCTGCTTTTCTGATCATACCAGAAGAAAAACTGGCGTTGAGCCAATTTCTGGTCTTTCGATTTTGCTGTGTAAACCTGTTGTAGTGTATAAGGATGGTAACCGGTATAATAGATTTCAGTTGCCAGTGTCATTGGCGATGGTGTAAAGTCCTGAACCTGCTCCAGCTTAAAGTCGAGATTCTTCGTAACCGCTGCCAGTTCTGCCATATCCTCTTCAGTACATCCCGGATGCGACGAGATAAAATAGGGTATAAGCTGCTGTTTAAGCTGATATTTATTGTTTAATTCATCAAATAGTCTCTTAAAGCTATAGAATAGAGAGAAAGATGGTTTGCGCATCACATTCAGGGTAGAGTCAGATGTATGTTCAGGAGCAACCTTGAGTCTCCCCGACACATGATTTCTTATTAACTCCTCAGCATACTTGCGGTTGGCACTATTCACCTTATTGTCATCCGACTTATGCAGCAGCATATCATATCGTACGCCACTACCTATAAAAGATTTTTTTACTCCCGGTAAAGCATCAACTGATTTGTAAATATCTAATAGAGCAGAGTGATCAATGTTCAGATTAAAACATACTTTTGGGAATATACAGGATGGTTTTTTGCACTTGCTGCAGATATTTAAATCCTTTCCCTGCATTTTATACATGTTAGCAGAAGGTCCTCCAAGATCAGTAATATAACCTTTAAAGTCGGGCATTTCAGTAATCTGTTTTACCTCATTCAGAATAGATTCTTTTGTCCTTGAGGCAATAAATTTACCCTGATGAGCAGAAATAGTACAAAAGGCACATCCACCAAAACATCCTCTGTGCATATTTACTGAAAATTTAATCATCTCATATGCAGGAATATGCTTCCCTTTATATTTAGGGTGAGGAAGACGCGTATAGGGAAGATCAAATGAAGCATCAATCTCCTCCTCTTTCATTGGAGGGTAGGGTGGGTTAACAATCAAAACTTTATCATCTACTGCTTGCAATATTCTTGCGGCAGATATGCGGTTCGATTGCTCCTCTACTACTCTGAAATTCTTTGCCTGCTTAAGTTTGTCCTTCAGACACTCTTCATGTGAAAAAAGTGCTACCTCTTCTTTGAAAGGATTTTCCGGTATACTTTTCTTGTTGATTAGGAAGGCCGACTGGGGCAGATCATATATTTCACTAATCTTTCTTCCCTCTCTAATGTTTTTAATAAGTTGTTTAAGTGGCAATTCGCCCATTCCATAAATCAGGAAATCTGCACCGGTTTCGGCAAGTATGGTTTTATGTAGAGAATCATCCCAATAGTCGTAGTGCGTAACCCGTCTAAGTGACGCCTCAATGCCGCCAAGTACAATAGGCACATCTGGATAGAGGTCTTTCAATATCTTTGAATATACAGTCACCGCTCTGTCAGGCCGCATGTCAGACCTGCCATCGGGAGTATAGGCATCGTTAGATCGTAATCTCTTGTTTGCAGTATAATGATTAATCATAGAATCCATTACACCTGCTGTAACAGCAAAAAAGAGGTTCGGTTTTCCAAATTTCCTGAAATCCCTTAGATCGTCACGCCAGTTAGGTTGTGGTACAACAGCAACTTTAAGTCCCTCCTTCTCCAGCAACCTTCCAATAACGGCAGTACCAAAAGAGGGGTGATCGATATATGCATCACCTGAAAACAGAATAACATCAGCCTCTTCCCAGCCCCTCAGATTCATCTCTTTCTTTGTTGTGGGGAGCCAATCGGTCATCTGTCTTCTATTATTTGTCATTAATGTACTTTTTTAGGCTTCTGTTCTTTCAAAACAGCATCCAGTTCAACAGCCTTCTCTACTGCCAGTTGTATATCTGAGCAAATATATTCCTCACCTATAAGCTCCGGAATATTAGTTTTGTTTATCTGTTCCCTTACACTTTCCCTAACACCCGATAATATTACATGAATCTTCTCCTTAATCGAATTCTTAATTAGTGCTTCCAGGTTATTTAACCCTGTTGAGTCGATAAATGGAACCTTACGCATTCTGATAATACGTATCTTATGATGCTCTCCAATATTACGCATCTTCTCATCAAACTTGTTTGCAACACCAAAGAAGAAAGGTCCTCTAATTTCATAAACCTCCACACTATCAGGCAGTAAAAGTTTTTCCTCCTCTGTACCCTCATGTCTTACCTCACTGTCAGACTCAATTTTAAGCTCACCTGTTGAATGAGATATTTCGGTATATTCGTTCATTCGTTTCAGGAATGCAAAAATAGCGAGCAATAAACCTACAGAAATAGCAACTGTAAGGTCAATAATAACAGTAAGCAGGAAAGTTGTCAAGAGGATTGCTTGAGTTGAACGCGACTGCTTCATCAGCGATACAAAAGTTCTCCACTCACTCATATTATATGCAACCACAACCAAAATCCCGGCAAGGCAAGCCATAGGAATATGTTTGGTCAGATCGCCAAGAAACAGCACTATAAGAAGTAAAACAATAGAATGAATAATACCGGCAACAGGAGTCCTTCCCCCATTGTTGATATTTGTCATTGTCCTTGCAATCGCCCCGGTAGCAGGGATACCACCAAAGAAAGGAGTAATTATATTCGCTGCACCCTGTGCAATAAGCTCCATATTTGAATTGTGTTTCTTTCCTGTTACCCCGTCTGCAACCGTGGCAGATAAAAGCGACTCAATAGCGCAAAGCATTGCAATTGTAAAAGCTGATGGGAAAAGAAGTCTGATACTTTCCAGATTGATTGCTATCTCCTTAATCTGCGGCAGTTCACTTTGAATATTAAATCTGTCGCCAATAGTCTCAATTCCCTCAATGTTTGCATAGTTCCTTAAGAAATAAACCACTACAGACATCAATATGATTGCAATCAGAGAACCCGGAACCCTCCTTGAAACCCTGGGAGTAAGAATAATAATAAGAACACTGACAACTGCAATAATTGTCACCCACCAGTTAACCGAGCTGAAATTCTGAAAATAGATACCCCATTTTTCTATAAAACCTGAAGGCAGTTTTGGTGTAGTAAGTCCAAAAAAGTCCTTAATCTGTGTAGAGAAGATTGTGAGAGCTATACCGCTTGTGAATCCCACAACAATAGGATATGGTACAAACTTAATAATGGATCCAAGTTTCAGGAAACCCATAACAACAAGCATTACCCCGGCGAGTACAGTTGCTATGGCAAGTCCAGGGATCCCATACTGTTCAACAATCCCGTAAACTATTACTATAAAAGCACCGGTTGGACCACCGATCTGTACAGTGCTTCCTCCAAGAAAAGAGATGATAAAACCTGCTATGATAGCGGTGAATATACCCTTCTCGGGTGTTACACCTGAAGCAATACCAAATGCAATTGCAAGAGGTAAAGCAACAACACCAACAATCAATCCTGACATCAGGTCTGCCAGGAATTTTTCTTTGTTGTAATTCTTAAATGTTTGAAATAATGTGGGTTGGAAATCCTTAAGTGAATTTATTCGCATAAATTATATCATGAAACTATAATGAGGAGCAAAGATACAAAAAAATATCAAACTACCCCTTGTTCCACGAGCACACATACACGTTCGGTTATTCTGTCTTCACCATAAGGATTATAGCGCACTTTCAGACTATTACCAAACATCCCTGCAAAAAGATTGTAACTCCAGGCCTTGAAGCTTCCCATGAAAGCATCAATAATGTGATATGAAGATGAATTGGTTTCTCTGTCAACCAGTTTCATCAGCAGCTGCCCCTGGGATTTAGTCAGCTTCTTCATTTTTGGAGTGTACGCATCTTTCAGATACTTCTCCATCTTATTAAGATGCTCCTGCCTGGCTTTATCATCAGGCAGCGTCTCCATATACTCGTATGTCTCCGTAATTATTCTTGCAATTTCCTTGGCATAAGGTAATGTTTTCTTTACATCTCTAACCAGCTTTAAATAAGCTATCTGATCTTTTGTGCTGCGGAATGTAAGGGGAGAATATTTTATAAAATCTCCAAGCCACATACAAGCAATGGTGTCTCCCTCCATTACAACTGCCGGATATACGTTAGGCATTAGATATATTGTTGATAATGGAGCTCTCTTATCAGGAGTTATATTTGTGGCATAATACTCCTGCGCTTTAACCGCTGGCGGTAAAAGCGATATAATTAGAACGAGTGAAACGATACCAAGTCTTTTCATAATGGTACAAAGATAATTAGTCGTTTTAATTTTCAAAATAAAATCTCGTTAAGTGTAGTTAATTAACCCTCGAGTTTTAAGAATGTTATGCAGATTTGGTTTACGAAAAACGGACAGCTATTTGTTTATTAGATCAGCAAAAAAGTATCACTTTAATAATAAAAAGATGAGTTTGTATTTAAATCACGATAATAAAATGTATTTTTGAAATAAAAAGATTTACTGCTATGACATATTTCCATTTAGGTGAGCTCGTTTTCAAACAGGCTCAGAAATATAAAAACAGAACTGCTTTAAAGTATCAGGATGCAACAGGTGCATGGGTGGATATGTCATGGGACCTGTTTGCCGAGAAGGTGACAAAAACGGCACAGGCAATGGCCGAAATGGGAGTAAAGCCATATAACAACGTGGGCATCTACTCACAGAATATGGAGAAGTATCTGATCACAGATTTTGCAGCTTTTGCCAACAAAGCAGTTATGGTTCCTATGTATGCAACCTCCTCCCCAAGTCAGGTGAAATATATAGTGAACGATGCAGAGATAAGTCTGATTTTCGTTGGAGAACAATTTCAGTACAACAACGCTTTTAAAGTTCAGCAGGAGAGTCAGTTCCTCCATAAACTGATTATCTTCGACAGAAATGTTGTTTTGCAGCCTGAAGACAAAACCTCGGTCTATTTTGATGATTTCATAACCACGGGCGACAACTCTGAGTCGGTTGCACTTGTCAATGCCCGCATCAGGCAGCTTAAGGATAGTGATCTTGCAACTATAATTTACACATCAGGAACAACAGGCGAGCCTAAGGGTGTTATGCTTACGCATGCAAATTATCTTAAGGCAATGAGGATTCATGATATTAGATTAACCAATCTTTCTGAAAAAGATCTCTCGATGTGCTTCCTGCCACTTACACATATTTTTGAAAAAGCGTGGACAATCTACTGCCTGCACAGAGGAATTGTTGTAGCCATAAACAGAAACCCCGCCGAAATAAGGGAGACAATAAAGCAGGTTAGACCAACAATTATGAGCAATGTCCCCCGTTTCTGGGAGAAGGTCTACGATGGTGTTAAAGAGACAATAGATTCATCTTCAGGTGTTATCAAGTGGCTGTTTACCGATGCGGTAAAAACGGGAAGGCGGCATAATCTCGACTATCGCAACAATGGTCGTAAAGCTCCACTGGGCAATAGCATAAAATTCTTTCTATATAAACATACTATCTACTATCTTATCAAGAGGATAGTGGGTATCGACAGGGGTAATTTTTTCCCGGTTGCCGGCGCACCCCTGTCAGATAATATAAATGAATTTCTGCAGTCGATCGATGT
This portion of the Lascolabacillus massiliensis genome encodes:
- a CDS encoding SulP family inorganic anion transporter; translation: MRINSLKDFQPTLFQTFKNYNKEKFLADLMSGLIVGVVALPLAIAFGIASGVTPEKGIFTAIIAGFIISFLGGSTVQIGGPTGAFIVIVYGIVEQYGIPGLAIATVLAGVMLVVMGFLKLGSIIKFVPYPIVVGFTSGIALTIFSTQIKDFFGLTTPKLPSGFIEKWGIYFQNFSSVNWWVTIIAVVSVLIIILTPRVSRRVPGSLIAIILMSVVVYFLRNYANIEGIETIGDRFNIQSELPQIKEIAINLESIRLLFPSAFTIAMLCAIESLLSATVADGVTGKKHNSNMELIAQGAANIITPFFGGIPATGAIARTMTNINNGGRTPVAGIIHSIVLLLIVLFLGDLTKHIPMACLAGILVVVAYNMSEWRTFVSLMKQSRSTQAILLTTFLLTVIIDLTVAISVGLLLAIFAFLKRMNEYTEISHSTGELKIESDSEVRHEGTEEEKLLLPDSVEVYEIRGPFFFGVANKFDEKMRNIGEHHKIRIIRMRKVPFIDSTGLNNLEALIKNSIKEKIHVILSGVRESVREQINKTNIPELIGEEYICSDIQLAVEKAVELDAVLKEQKPKKVH
- a CDS encoding DUF4294 domain-containing protein, which gives rise to MKRLGIVSLVLIISLLPPAVKAQEYYATNITPDKRAPLSTIYLMPNVYPAVVMEGDTIACMWLGDFIKYSPLTFRSTKDQIAYLKLVRDVKKTLPYAKEIARIITETYEYMETLPDDKARQEHLNKMEKYLKDAYTPKMKKLTKSQGQLLMKLVDRETNSSSYHIIDAFMGSFKAWSYNLFAGMFGNSLKVRYNPYGEDRITERVCVLVEQGVV
- a CDS encoding AMP-dependent synthetase/ligase produces the protein MTYFHLGELVFKQAQKYKNRTALKYQDATGAWVDMSWDLFAEKVTKTAQAMAEMGVKPYNNVGIYSQNMEKYLITDFAAFANKAVMVPMYATSSPSQVKYIVNDAEISLIFVGEQFQYNNAFKVQQESQFLHKLIIFDRNVVLQPEDKTSVYFDDFITTGDNSESVALVNARIRQLKDSDLATIIYTSGTTGEPKGVMLTHANYLKAMRIHDIRLTNLSEKDLSMCFLPLTHIFEKAWTIYCLHRGIVVAINRNPAEIRETIKQVRPTIMSNVPRFWEKVYDGVKETIDSSSGVIKWLFTDAVKTGRRHNLDYRNNGRKAPLGNSIKFFLYKHTIYYLIKRIVGIDRGNFFPVAGAPLSDNINEFLQSIDVHIVYGYGLTETTATVSCFTFPGFKIGTVGKVMPDTEVKIGENSEILVRGGTVMSGYYNKPEATKEVFTEDGFFRTGDAGMLTDDGEIILTERIKDLYKTSNGKYIAPQMIETRISEDKYIDQVAVIGDERKFVSALIIPNYLALKAYADSQGIPYESTDDLVKNDVIHDYVFGRIELLQSQFTNYEKIKKITLLPQPFSIESGELTNTLKLRRKVILERYADIIDQMYID